A window of the Pogona vitticeps strain Pit_001003342236 chromosome 4, PviZW2.1, whole genome shotgun sequence genome harbors these coding sequences:
- the LOC110072316 gene encoding uncharacterized protein LOC110072316 isoform X1 yields the protein MDEITYHAYLVFSIMVQAVPLQATGYLPLRNEDMPGTITIHETRNATSSVRTEITSVINEVADNTIMYNASVNSNQFATTVNTTAFSTLLIYFAQSSHSSHVETNTSSSTIADTKNEVTTLPTESATFQATVKDVKVTTSFTTSNMTVQPSRSVPLISSKVLFSVSANQFPAEPAHLKNSEVILTILFAIVLVLTILGFTLYILKTYRKWKEQYAHHPLCDTSSETVDRYTAPDDTLVISGGLYDAPRICNSNMMVYKDDELQNDSFLFNIQPQQLRLEFLPGEKENDFSSMYETFQIPPGGL from the exons ATGGATGAAATAACATACCACGCTTATCTTGTATTCTCTATCATGGTGCAGGCAGTGCCACTTCAGGCTACAGGCTACCTGCCACTAAGAAATGAAGACATGCCAGGTACAATCACGATTCATGAGACAAGAAATGCTACCTCATCTGTAAGAACTGAAATAACTTCTGTAATCAATGAAGTAGCAGACAACACTATAATGTATAATGCCAGTGTCAACTCAAATCAATTTGCTACAACTGTCAATACTACTGCCTTTTCCACACTGTTGATTTATTTTGCACAAAGCAGTCACTCTTCTCATGTAGAAACTAATACTTCATCAAGTACCATTGCTGATACTAAAAATGAGGTGACAACATTGCCTACTGAATCAGCTACATTTCAAGCCACTGTTAAAGATGTGAAAGTCACGACTTCATTTACTACATCAAACATGACAGTTCAGCCTTCTAGAAGTGTGCCACTAATAAGCAGCAAGGTTTTGTTTTCCGTTTCTGCAAATCAGTTTCCTG CAGAACCAGCTCATCTGAAGAATTCAGAAGTCATCCTAACAATTCTTTTTGCCATTGTACTTGTGCTAACAATATTAGGCTTCACTCTTTATATTCTCAAAACATATAGAAAGTGGAAGGAACAGTATGCCCATCATCCACTCTGTGATACCTCTTCTGAAACAG TAGACAGGTACACAGCTCCAGATGACACACTTGTTATATCAGGAGGCTTGTATGATGCACCAAGAATTTGTAATTCCAACATGATGGTATATAAAGATGATGAACTTCAGAATGACAGTTTTCTATTTAATATCCAACCTCAACAACTCAGATTGGAATTTCtgcctggagaaaaagaaaatgacttttCGTCCATGTATGAAACATTTCAGATACCACCAGGAGGCTTATAA
- the LOC110072316 gene encoding uncharacterized protein LOC110072316 isoform X2, whose translation MDEITYHAYLVFSIMVQAVPLQATGYLPLRNEDMPGTITIHETRNATSSVRTEITSVINEVADNTIMYNASVNSNQFATTVNTTAFSTLLIYFAQSSHSSHVETNTSSSTIADTKNEVTTLPTESATFQATVKDVKVTTSFTTSNMTVQPSRSVPLISSKVLFSVSANQFPEPAHLKNSEVILTILFAIVLVLTILGFTLYILKTYRKWKEQYAHHPLCDTSSETVDRYTAPDDTLVISGGLYDAPRICNSNMMVYKDDELQNDSFLFNIQPQQLRLEFLPGEKENDFSSMYETFQIPPGGL comes from the exons ATGGATGAAATAACATACCACGCTTATCTTGTATTCTCTATCATGGTGCAGGCAGTGCCACTTCAGGCTACAGGCTACCTGCCACTAAGAAATGAAGACATGCCAGGTACAATCACGATTCATGAGACAAGAAATGCTACCTCATCTGTAAGAACTGAAATAACTTCTGTAATCAATGAAGTAGCAGACAACACTATAATGTATAATGCCAGTGTCAACTCAAATCAATTTGCTACAACTGTCAATACTACTGCCTTTTCCACACTGTTGATTTATTTTGCACAAAGCAGTCACTCTTCTCATGTAGAAACTAATACTTCATCAAGTACCATTGCTGATACTAAAAATGAGGTGACAACATTGCCTACTGAATCAGCTACATTTCAAGCCACTGTTAAAGATGTGAAAGTCACGACTTCATTTACTACATCAAACATGACAGTTCAGCCTTCTAGAAGTGTGCCACTAATAAGCAGCAAGGTTTTGTTTTCCGTTTCTGCAAATCAGTTTCCTG AACCAGCTCATCTGAAGAATTCAGAAGTCATCCTAACAATTCTTTTTGCCATTGTACTTGTGCTAACAATATTAGGCTTCACTCTTTATATTCTCAAAACATATAGAAAGTGGAAGGAACAGTATGCCCATCATCCACTCTGTGATACCTCTTCTGAAACAG TAGACAGGTACACAGCTCCAGATGACACACTTGTTATATCAGGAGGCTTGTATGATGCACCAAGAATTTGTAATTCCAACATGATGGTATATAAAGATGATGAACTTCAGAATGACAGTTTTCTATTTAATATCCAACCTCAACAACTCAGATTGGAATTTCtgcctggagaaaaagaaaatgacttttCGTCCATGTATGAAACATTTCAGATACCACCAGGAGGCTTATAA